A stretch of the Pseudalkalibacillus hwajinpoensis genome encodes the following:
- a CDS encoding topoisomerase DNA-binding C4 zinc finger domain-containing protein — protein sequence MNANICPKCGGQLVQRTGKMGEFLGCSSFPKCRFVA from the coding sequence GTGAATGCGAATATTTGCCCGAAGTGTGGCGGGCAGTTGGTGCAGCGGACGGGGAAGATGGGCGAGTTTCTTGGGTGTTCTAGTTTTCCGAAGTGTCGGTTTGTTGCGTGA
- a CDS encoding ArsR/SmtB family transcription factor, with protein sequence MSAAPKHDVYQAIADSSRREMLMLLAKNDASIKEISKHFSISRTAIVKHLNVLSDANLVSDRKVGRSKIYSLQPEQLAEVREWVSYFEQFWDNKLSMLRHMVEENVKE encoded by the coding sequence ATGTCGGCAGCGCCTAAGCATGATGTTTATCAGGCAATCGCAGACTCCTCCAGAAGAGAAATGCTGATGCTACTTGCTAAAAACGACGCTTCCATTAAAGAAATTAGTAAGCATTTCTCAATTAGTCGGACCGCGATCGTCAAGCATTTGAATGTTTTATCAGATGCAAACTTGGTCAGTGATCGCAAAGTCGGCCGTAGCAAAATCTACTCCCTTCAACCCGAGCAGTTAGCAGAAGTAAGAGAATGGGTCTCCTATTTCGAGCAATTCTGGGATAATAAGCTTAGTATGCTGAGGCATATGGTAGAGGAGAATGTTAAAGAATAG
- a CDS encoding SRPBCC family protein, translating to MSETNKVPQIKKQVTFQAPIEKVWKAVSSQEGMAEWFMPNDFKAVEGHEFELETPFETSPCKVLTVNPPKELSFSWGNQGWVIHFLLEEVEDKTEFTLIHDGWGHPDEIMKPTDKTQQDARNTMNNGWESIVNDRLRKVVEA from the coding sequence ATGAGTGAAACAAACAAAGTACCACAAATCAAAAAGCAAGTAACCTTTCAAGCGCCCATCGAAAAAGTTTGGAAAGCTGTTTCTTCTCAAGAAGGCATGGCAGAATGGTTTATGCCAAACGACTTTAAGGCTGTAGAAGGGCATGAGTTTGAGCTAGAAACCCCTTTTGAAACATCCCCTTGTAAAGTCTTAACGGTGAACCCACCAAAAGAACTCTCCTTCTCGTGGGGAAATCAGGGCTGGGTGATTCACTTTTTATTAGAAGAAGTAGAAGACAAGACGGAATTCACACTCATTCACGATGGCTGGGGTCATCCAGATGAAATCATGAAACCAACCGATAAGACGCAGCAAGACGCCCGCAATACGATGAACAACGGCTGGGAAAGCATCGTCAACGATCGATTGCGTAAGGTTGTAGAAGCCTAA
- a CDS encoding DEAD/DEAH box helicase family protein, protein MSKIQLVTERLIDHLVPEIESADSIYILTSFVMKSGVELLYHHLKSALASGKTVKLCVGDYLFVTQPVALERLLELEGIELRLFQSNGRSFHPKAYLFGSESETGSFLVGSSNLSRSALTSGVEWNLFLPESSSPSTYQEAEDLFLHTFYHDNTIPLNEESIQLYKERYEKYHEKYPDLLQKWSKLEEVEMTVGTPDQTNTIHESRLPYGIEFESVLEPRPAQLEALEALEATLEEGYTRAMVVLPTGIGKTYLAGFFARSFKRVLFVAHREEILYQAKNSFQHVLPDRSTGIYNGRVKDKADMLFASVFTIGQKKNLKQFIPDEFDLIVVDEFHHAAANSYQGIIDYFTPEFLLGITATPDRMDSKDVYGICGGNVAYQMHFIEAIQNDWLTPFRYFGVYDETDYSKVTWLGNKYDQEELLAAQLKDKVADKILRAWVEHKQSRSLGFCSSIVQANFLAEYFNDKGYKAISLHSKSQNYSRKDAIDALTNGDVDIIFTVDLFNEGVDIPPVDTLLFARPTESLTIFTQQVGRGLRLHNGKEYCNIIDLIGNYRNADIKLSLFDTSPEQSGKKKTIEPVVPSNCELNLDLKVVNLLKELNKKRQPRKEKLFDGYQDLKLELGRRPSYLELHLYGRENSREYRQEFGSYPGFLQWAGELAPFEEKVYRDYENWVKEVERTGMAKSYKMIVLQYMLSKGMENWLASVTPKEVAPYFHKYLTEKEYRRKIDFSDKGSRALWEYDEGKVARLIARMPMTKWSGSSKGLVVFNDETFSFDLELDNKEENELLYNWTKEICEYRLHEHFERKAR, encoded by the coding sequence ATGAGTAAGATACAACTTGTTACTGAAAGACTTATTGATCATTTAGTACCAGAAATCGAGTCAGCCGATTCAATTTATATCCTGACTTCATTTGTAATGAAGTCAGGGGTGGAGCTTCTTTATCATCATTTGAAATCAGCGTTAGCGAGTGGAAAGACGGTAAAGCTCTGTGTAGGTGATTATTTGTTCGTCACGCAACCGGTGGCCCTTGAAAGACTGCTGGAACTGGAAGGCATTGAGCTTCGCTTATTTCAAAGCAACGGCCGATCCTTTCATCCAAAAGCATACTTGTTCGGAAGTGAGTCGGAGACGGGTTCTTTCCTAGTTGGTTCGTCTAATCTATCACGATCGGCTCTAACGAGTGGTGTGGAATGGAACCTGTTCTTACCTGAAAGCAGCTCACCATCAACATACCAGGAAGCGGAAGATTTATTTTTACATACGTTTTATCACGACAATACTATTCCATTGAATGAAGAATCCATTCAATTATATAAAGAGCGTTATGAGAAGTATCATGAAAAGTACCCAGATCTCCTGCAAAAGTGGAGCAAGTTAGAAGAAGTGGAAATGACGGTTGGTACTCCAGATCAAACTAATACAATTCACGAAAGTAGATTGCCGTACGGAATTGAATTTGAAAGTGTTCTTGAGCCAAGACCAGCTCAACTTGAAGCTTTGGAAGCTCTCGAAGCAACCTTGGAAGAAGGTTACACCAGGGCGATGGTTGTCCTACCGACTGGAATTGGGAAAACCTATCTGGCTGGATTTTTTGCACGTTCTTTTAAACGAGTCCTTTTTGTTGCGCACCGAGAGGAAATTTTGTATCAGGCTAAGAACTCATTTCAGCATGTCCTTCCTGATCGCTCTACTGGAATTTACAATGGACGAGTGAAAGATAAGGCTGACATGCTGTTTGCTTCTGTTTTTACAATTGGTCAGAAAAAGAATCTAAAGCAATTTATCCCAGATGAATTTGACTTAATTGTTGTAGATGAGTTTCATCATGCTGCTGCCAACTCGTATCAAGGAATTATCGATTATTTCACACCAGAGTTCTTACTAGGGATTACTGCTACACCTGATCGAATGGATAGTAAAGATGTTTATGGGATATGCGGCGGTAATGTGGCGTATCAAATGCATTTTATTGAGGCTATTCAGAACGATTGGTTAACGCCATTTCGGTATTTTGGTGTTTATGATGAAACGGATTATTCAAAAGTTACTTGGCTTGGGAATAAGTACGATCAAGAAGAGCTACTAGCAGCACAGTTAAAAGATAAAGTAGCGGACAAAATCCTTCGTGCATGGGTAGAACACAAGCAGTCACGTTCACTTGGATTTTGCTCATCGATTGTACAAGCGAATTTTCTAGCAGAGTATTTTAATGACAAAGGTTACAAAGCGATAAGCTTGCATTCAAAGTCACAGAACTACTCGAGAAAAGATGCGATTGATGCATTAACAAATGGTGATGTCGATATTATCTTTACTGTCGACCTATTTAATGAGGGGGTAGATATTCCTCCGGTTGATACACTTTTATTCGCAAGACCAACTGAATCTTTAACGATATTCACGCAACAGGTTGGGAGAGGTCTTAGGCTACATAATGGAAAAGAATACTGCAATATCATCGATTTGATCGGAAACTATCGAAATGCGGATATTAAGCTTTCATTGTTTGATACTTCGCCAGAACAATCAGGTAAGAAGAAAACAATTGAACCAGTTGTACCTTCAAACTGTGAATTAAATCTTGATCTAAAAGTGGTCAATCTACTTAAGGAATTGAATAAGAAGAGGCAGCCAAGGAAAGAGAAGCTTTTTGATGGGTATCAAGATTTGAAGCTAGAGCTTGGTAGACGTCCAAGTTATTTAGAACTTCATTTGTATGGCAGAGAAAATAGTCGAGAGTATCGACAGGAATTCGGCTCTTATCCAGGATTTCTGCAATGGGCAGGTGAGTTAGCTCCTTTTGAGGAAAAAGTATACAGAGATTATGAAAACTGGGTTAAGGAAGTAGAACGAACCGGAATGGCAAAAAGCTACAAGATGATCGTTCTTCAATATATGTTAAGTAAGGGAATGGAGAATTGGTTAGCATCTGTCACTCCAAAAGAAGTCGCTCCATATTTTCATAAGTATTTGACTGAAAAAGAGTATCGAAGGAAAATCGATTTCTCGGATAAAGGGTCTCGAGCCTTGTGGGAATATGATGAGGGGAAGGTTGCTAGATTAATTGCGAGAATGCCTATGACGAAGTGGAGTGGGAGTTCTAAGGGATTGGTTGTATTTAATGATGAAACTTTTTCATTTGATTTGGAATTGGATAATAAGGAAGAGAACGAGTTGCTTTATAATTGGACGAAAGAGATTTGTGAGTATCGGTTGCATGAGCATTTTGAGAGGAAGGCGAGATGA
- the mcrC gene encoding 5-methylcytosine-specific restriction endonuclease system specificity protein McrC, giving the protein MSSLAESSKIPIKNLYYMLCYSWDHLSEIGEATVAGDDDKDLPNLLTRILIGKLRSLIKRGFYREYVELEEEASTLRGKVLFSESIATTSFKRGKMHILYEEMSHDILHNQLIKATLLQLVKMKELDDDLRKKVSKLTSYFHEVTPIKLNRDLFKNIKLHRSNRHYRFVLDICQFLMESSLLIEEGQTSQFADFYRDPREMAMLFENFVRNFYRNELPFYQVSRETIYWQAEGNNDKYLPRMQTDITLKDNERKIIIDTKYYQHTLTSNYGSQKVHSGNLYQLYAYLNNQQSPLPTMGMLLYPEVNHTLDLNYQIQGHRVQVCTVDLNMGWRKIHERLINIVTQ; this is encoded by the coding sequence ATGAGCTCCTTGGCCGAATCAAGTAAAATCCCAATAAAGAACTTGTACTACATGCTCTGCTATTCTTGGGACCATTTGAGTGAAATAGGGGAGGCAACTGTTGCTGGAGACGATGATAAAGATTTACCTAACCTTCTTACTAGAATACTGATTGGTAAGTTACGCTCCCTTATTAAAAGAGGTTTTTATAGAGAATATGTAGAGCTTGAAGAGGAAGCATCGACTTTAAGAGGAAAAGTACTATTCAGCGAATCAATCGCAACAACTTCGTTCAAACGCGGTAAGATGCATATTCTTTATGAAGAAATGAGCCATGATATTCTTCATAATCAATTGATTAAAGCAACACTTCTGCAATTAGTAAAGATGAAAGAGTTGGACGATGATTTACGCAAAAAAGTAAGCAAATTAACGAGTTATTTTCATGAAGTGACGCCTATTAAGCTGAACCGTGATCTTTTTAAGAATATTAAGCTACATCGAAGCAACCGGCATTATCGGTTTGTTCTTGATATTTGTCAATTTCTTATGGAATCAAGTCTATTAATTGAAGAGGGTCAAACGAGTCAATTTGCAGATTTCTATCGTGATCCAAGGGAAATGGCGATGTTATTTGAGAATTTCGTTAGAAACTTTTACCGAAATGAATTACCCTTTTATCAAGTTAGTCGTGAAACAATCTATTGGCAGGCTGAAGGAAATAATGATAAGTATCTTCCACGAATGCAAACGGATATTACGTTGAAAGATAATGAGAGAAAAATCATAATTGATACGAAATACTACCAACATACGCTGACTTCTAATTATGGTTCTCAAAAGGTTCATAGCGGTAATCTTTATCAGCTTTATGCTTATTTAAATAACCAGCAAAGTCCGCTTCCAACAATGGGTATGCTTTTATATCCAGAGGTGAATCATACCTTAGATTTGAATTATCAAATTCAGGGGCACCGAGTTCAGGTTTGTACGGTCGATTTGAATATGGGGTGGAGGAAGATTCACGAGCGATTAATAAATATAGTAACTCAATAA
- a CDS encoding AAA family ATPase, with product MPNWVFQGNPKHFDVDTYIRANKIVEWSIRQKNFVDEIKPADKVFIWRSDGEERESGGVIAFGEIVSDPFEYDDDVKVKVKIEEFRLYQEERMLPRVQLRDLPQTMNMQIFRMRQHTNYRLKDNEFESLLELWEEPERLTTYMELPKIDRFLYVFKNEAKQWFQDHDYLWESYNFYERFKKREHIDALEWKDIQELGDHVNAFRMALARKRALGYMNASINKYRASFYYLIYGQDSIEYRMNQFLTNDSYNLFGFGASVLSELVGNLFPEEYCFYNQRDKVAVENILELQPDYTRGDTFAGKFMKFQKSLQDNRVKEKYLEIVGKQTDLPIYYEIDQFFSYLYEQFASNEENDVEEGPQYWVLGAGEQSFMWEDFLRNEQISIGWSELGDLKQYSSKREIAEKLREVKGLGHNPNNDALANYQFTYEMEIGDYVFIKKGNSKLVGYGKILSDYQFDESREKHASIRKVEWLSTGEWELKDVKFPTKTLTDFPLEGAEKVLTVIGDKRVTYPEAKDTGSLVKEAAAYTSENILAEVFMDGDKVQDILETLDYKQNIILQGPPGVGKTFVAKRLAYLHMGKKDESKIEMLQFHQSYSYEEFIRGYKPDREGRFTLKDGIFYSFCQKAIESPEENFYMVIDEINRGNLSKIFGELMMLIESDKRGKKFSVKLAYSDGEESFYIPKNIYLIGTMNTADRSLALVDYALRRRFSFVDVETGFETGAFQNHLRKKGVSQGFVDKIVTAMNDVNEEIVRDEANLGKGYEIGHSYFCPTGEKVEDEQKWYDRIIRLEVAPLLREYWFDEEEKVNELLGRIK from the coding sequence ATGCCAAACTGGGTCTTTCAAGGAAACCCAAAGCATTTCGATGTCGATACATACATAAGGGCAAACAAAATCGTAGAATGGAGTATTCGTCAAAAGAATTTTGTTGATGAAATAAAGCCTGCTGATAAAGTGTTCATTTGGCGCTCGGACGGTGAAGAACGAGAATCGGGAGGAGTTATTGCTTTCGGTGAAATTGTATCTGATCCATTTGAATATGATGATGACGTTAAGGTTAAAGTGAAAATAGAAGAATTCCGTCTTTATCAAGAAGAAAGAATGTTACCACGTGTACAATTAAGAGATTTACCTCAAACGATGAACATGCAAATTTTTCGGATGCGTCAGCATACAAACTATCGATTAAAGGATAATGAATTTGAAAGCTTGCTGGAATTATGGGAAGAACCAGAACGATTAACTACATACATGGAGTTACCTAAAATTGATCGGTTTTTGTACGTGTTTAAAAATGAAGCAAAACAGTGGTTTCAGGATCATGACTATTTATGGGAAAGCTATAATTTTTATGAAAGATTTAAAAAACGGGAGCATATTGATGCTCTAGAATGGAAAGATATTCAGGAACTTGGGGATCATGTGAATGCCTTTCGAATGGCATTAGCTCGAAAGCGTGCTCTTGGCTATATGAATGCATCGATTAATAAGTACAGAGCTAGTTTTTATTATCTGATCTATGGACAGGATTCAATTGAATATCGAATGAATCAGTTTTTAACTAATGATTCATACAATCTTTTCGGGTTCGGAGCTAGTGTGCTAAGTGAGCTTGTTGGTAATCTTTTTCCAGAAGAATACTGTTTCTATAATCAACGAGATAAAGTAGCGGTTGAAAATATTTTAGAATTACAACCAGACTATACGCGAGGGGATACGTTTGCAGGAAAGTTTATGAAGTTCCAGAAAAGTCTGCAGGATAATCGAGTGAAAGAGAAATACTTGGAGATCGTTGGTAAACAGACAGATTTACCTATTTATTATGAAATTGATCAATTTTTCAGTTACCTCTATGAACAGTTTGCTAGTAATGAAGAAAATGATGTGGAAGAAGGTCCACAATACTGGGTTCTTGGTGCAGGAGAACAGAGTTTTATGTGGGAAGACTTCCTAAGAAATGAGCAAATTTCAATTGGTTGGAGTGAACTTGGTGATTTAAAGCAATATAGCAGCAAACGAGAAATTGCAGAAAAACTTCGTGAGGTAAAAGGTCTCGGTCATAATCCTAACAACGATGCACTTGCAAACTATCAATTTACTTATGAAATGGAGATCGGAGACTACGTGTTTATTAAGAAAGGCAATTCAAAACTAGTCGGCTATGGCAAAATTTTATCGGATTATCAGTTTGATGAGAGTCGAGAGAAGCATGCCTCAATTCGAAAGGTCGAATGGCTTTCTACTGGAGAGTGGGAGCTAAAAGACGTAAAATTCCCGACAAAAACGCTCACTGATTTTCCTCTTGAAGGTGCTGAAAAAGTTCTTACAGTGATAGGGGATAAACGAGTGACCTATCCAGAAGCAAAAGATACTGGTTCTTTGGTAAAGGAAGCAGCTGCTTACACGTCAGAAAACATATTGGCGGAAGTTTTTATGGATGGAGATAAAGTACAAGATATACTTGAAACGCTGGATTATAAACAAAATATTATACTTCAAGGTCCTCCAGGCGTTGGAAAGACCTTTGTGGCAAAGCGTCTCGCTTATCTTCATATGGGAAAGAAGGATGAGAGTAAAATAGAAATGCTTCAGTTCCATCAATCATATTCATATGAAGAATTCATTCGTGGCTATAAGCCAGATCGAGAAGGTCGCTTTACGTTAAAGGATGGTATTTTCTATTCTTTTTGTCAGAAAGCGATTGAGTCTCCTGAAGAAAACTTCTATATGGTGATAGATGAGATCAATCGAGGCAATTTGTCTAAGATTTTTGGAGAACTCATGATGTTAATTGAGTCAGATAAACGTGGAAAAAAGTTTTCTGTAAAGCTTGCGTATAGTGATGGAGAAGAATCTTTTTATATTCCTAAGAACATTTATCTTATTGGAACGATGAATACAGCTGATCGCTCATTGGCACTTGTGGATTATGCATTAAGAAGACGCTTTTCATTTGTAGACGTAGAGACTGGGTTTGAAACAGGTGCTTTCCAGAATCACTTGAGAAAAAAGGGGGTTAGCCAGGGATTTGTGGATAAAATTGTAACAGCTATGAATGATGTGAACGAGGAAATTGTAAGAGACGAAGCAAACCTCGGGAAAGGCTATGAGATCGGCCATAGTTACTTCTGTCCAACAGGTGAAAAAGTGGAAGATGAACAGAAGTGGTATGACCGTATCATACGTTTGGAAGTTGCTCCACTTCTTAGAGAATATTGGTTCGATGAGGAGGAGAAAGTGAATGAGCTCCTTGGCCGAATCAAGTAA
- a CDS encoding AHH domain-containing protein — MTRIAIKPEQLDQLASGIQDAERKADEAISDFKWNYQSLLMNITGANTGKIDALQAELQYEMRKYRDKLHDLQAAVKLTERKLTEEDHSLSAKFGLMALKFSGLNKLFQNNDPITGEALSWSERLFGKNPLNASYGGAFGEMFPDLQYALNPKVIQSRMKQTYESVVLDPLSKTTTYLDDVRQDVSHSVVRYSNYVDRWWGETQQKVDEVSNTTWDFMGDVVEGVLDGSGNAVKDTFEGIFHEGFLETIRRLNPVYSVTKDVPKLISLSKSVYEDPKGSFQKVVDVPKYMWQGVKKAWDRDVVNGDASSRTEFFTYGLTTIGIGLLGDKGLSKVGTAAKTIDKVSDAAKRVKIEGNGSQPALAGVSAGAASKGGPPYNVLNDPVSRIKTEIDRVYGGKGSKNKALTVNDYLDEIVVSGKVDATKLNKLKNSIQNNVFSVEELSEIREEMTRLGIASKYDEALLKIDFGKYLRGLIGDPPVNMVNPHAHHILFKKGLGDSQQKLVQEGQLILRKYGIDPIIGKENLAWAPNRISGQHNIDALEHVVNQLRAVDEAGADIDDIIEILEDLGKQAATRK; from the coding sequence GTGACGAGAATAGCAATTAAACCAGAACAATTAGACCAGCTAGCAAGCGGCATCCAGGATGCCGAGCGAAAAGCAGATGAAGCGATTAGCGATTTTAAATGGAACTATCAATCTCTTCTAATGAACATCACGGGCGCGAACACCGGTAAAATTGATGCCCTTCAAGCGGAGTTGCAATATGAAATGCGCAAATACCGGGACAAGCTCCATGACCTACAGGCGGCAGTGAAATTAACCGAGAGAAAACTGACAGAAGAAGATCACTCGCTTTCGGCAAAGTTTGGTCTTATGGCATTAAAATTTAGTGGTTTAAACAAGTTGTTTCAGAATAATGATCCTATCACGGGAGAAGCATTAAGCTGGAGTGAACGTCTTTTTGGAAAAAATCCACTGAATGCTTCATACGGTGGTGCATTTGGAGAGATGTTTCCAGACCTGCAATATGCCTTAAACCCAAAGGTGATTCAGAGTAGGATGAAGCAAACGTATGAAAGTGTCGTGCTCGATCCTTTATCAAAAACGACGACTTATCTAGACGATGTCCGCCAGGATGTGTCGCATAGTGTGGTCAGGTACTCAAACTATGTGGATCGCTGGTGGGGAGAGACGCAACAGAAGGTTGATGAAGTAAGTAATACAACGTGGGATTTTATGGGTGATGTTGTAGAAGGTGTGCTGGATGGAAGTGGGAATGCAGTAAAGGATACATTTGAAGGGATTTTTCATGAAGGGTTCCTTGAAACAATCCGTCGTTTAAATCCTGTGTATAGCGTAACGAAAGATGTGCCTAAACTGATAAGCTTATCTAAAAGCGTTTATGAAGATCCAAAAGGCAGTTTTCAAAAAGTAGTCGATGTGCCGAAATACATGTGGCAGGGTGTTAAAAAAGCCTGGGATCGAGATGTCGTAAACGGAGATGCGTCCAGTCGAACAGAATTTTTCACCTATGGGCTGACCACTATCGGTATAGGATTGTTAGGAGATAAAGGTCTCAGTAAAGTTGGAACAGCCGCGAAGACGATTGATAAAGTCAGTGATGCAGCCAAACGTGTTAAGATTGAAGGAAATGGTTCTCAGCCGGCATTAGCAGGAGTGAGTGCTGGGGCGGCTTCTAAAGGTGGCCCACCTTATAATGTGTTGAATGATCCGGTTTCGCGGATTAAGACTGAGATTGATCGGGTTTATGGTGGGAAGGGTAGTAAAAATAAAGCACTTACAGTAAATGATTATCTTGACGAAATAGTCGTATCTGGTAAGGTCGATGCTACTAAACTGAATAAGCTTAAAAATAGTATTCAAAATAATGTTTTTAGTGTAGAGGAACTTTCGGAGATTAGAGAAGAAATGACAAGATTAGGTATTGCTTCTAAGTATGATGAAGCTTTATTAAAAATAGATTTTGGTAAGTACCTTAGAGGACTAATAGGTGATCCACCTGTAAATATGGTAAATCCACATGCTCACCATATATTATTTAAAAAAGGTTTGGGTGACTCTCAGCAAAAACTCGTCCAAGAAGGACAACTAATATTAAGGAAGTATGGAATAGATCCGATAATCGGTAAAGAAAACTTAGCTTGGGCACCAAATAGGATTAGTGGACAACACAATATTGATGCATTAGAACATGTGGTAAACCAATTGAGAGCAGTAGATGAGGCTGGTGCAGATATAGATGATATTATTGAAATTTTAGAGGACTTAGGAAAACAAGCTGCAACTAGAAAGTAA
- a CDS encoding flavin reductase family protein: MDLTPSDLKTKDIYKLLTGSVVPRPIAWVSTVSEDGVHNLAPFSFFTVASTKPVILAISIGQGSGEREGMEKDTLANIRTQKEFVINVVSSSLGNEMQKSAENVPAEVDEFEHAGLTPIDSKTVQPKRVKEAAIHMECKLHQIIPLGSNALVLGEMTHYHIQDDTYLGDYKVDLEKLSPLGRLAGNYSESKEFFMLPR; encoded by the coding sequence ATGGATTTAACCCCTTCCGACCTAAAAACAAAAGATATCTACAAACTACTAACTGGCTCCGTTGTTCCAAGGCCGATTGCCTGGGTATCAACCGTGTCTGAAGACGGCGTTCATAACTTAGCACCATTTAGTTTCTTTACCGTTGCTTCCACAAAACCTGTCATTCTCGCAATATCTATCGGTCAGGGATCAGGTGAGCGTGAGGGTATGGAGAAGGATACGCTCGCAAATATCCGGACTCAAAAAGAGTTTGTCATCAATGTGGTGTCGAGCTCTCTTGGAAACGAAATGCAAAAAAGTGCAGAGAACGTACCTGCGGAAGTCGATGAATTTGAGCATGCTGGGTTAACACCGATCGATAGTAAGACGGTGCAACCGAAGCGGGTGAAAGAAGCGGCGATTCATATGGAATGCAAGCTCCATCAAATTATTCCGCTTGGATCTAATGCCCTTGTTCTTGGGGAAATGACGCACTATCATATACAAGATGATACGTATTTAGGTGACTATAAAGTCGATCTCGAAAAGCTTTCACCACTCGGACGGCTTGCTGGAAACTATAGTGAGAGTAAGGAGTTTTTTATGTTACCGAGGTGA
- a CDS encoding DNA/RNA non-specific endonuclease, with the protein MKTKMNYFILLLTIIFIVGCTNLEEASNKDAETNTQEVSTVETNENSEKEETNTTVVDEPVEEETPDPTVDEQFAGYELIEVDGGDLSGHREPNVVVDIGYGDREYWAFTNEYGQLVRVVADEIILQDDRNEPVLSSGRYYSDEAKVPGVESDVLDEGHIIADSLGGVSNAYNITPQESTLNRHGDQAYMEDAIRSAGEATDFEAIITYPDTEKQIPSSYEYTYTLNGNEIVDTFDNVNPDEVNASLGLTESEPDDSTPSDTEGDISSIDTNGNGQVTIKEAEAAGYSMPIMSDHWLYPYMRDNDNDGMVGE; encoded by the coding sequence ATGAAAACGAAAATGAACTATTTCATCTTACTTTTAACGATCATTTTTATAGTTGGTTGTACCAATTTAGAAGAGGCATCCAATAAAGATGCAGAAACAAATACACAAGAAGTAAGTACAGTTGAAACAAATGAAAATAGTGAAAAAGAAGAAACGAACACTACGGTTGTTGATGAACCAGTAGAAGAGGAAACACCAGACCCAACAGTTGATGAACAGTTCGCAGGATACGAACTTATTGAAGTTGATGGTGGAGATTTGTCTGGACATCGAGAACCTAACGTCGTCGTGGATATTGGTTACGGTGACCGTGAATATTGGGCATTTACGAATGAATACGGACAACTCGTACGTGTCGTTGCTGACGAAATCATTCTACAAGATGATCGTAACGAACCTGTATTATCGTCTGGCAGATACTATTCTGATGAGGCCAAGGTTCCGGGCGTCGAGAGTGATGTTTTAGATGAAGGACATATCATTGCTGATTCTCTTGGAGGGGTATCGAATGCTTATAACATTACCCCACAAGAGAGTACACTCAACCGACATGGTGATCAAGCTTATATGGAAGACGCGATCCGTAGCGCAGGTGAAGCTACTGATTTCGAAGCCATTATCACATATCCGGATACAGAAAAGCAGATACCTTCAAGTTATGAGTACACGTATACGTTGAACGGAAATGAGATCGTTGATACATTTGATAATGTGAACCCTGATGAAGTTAACGCATCGCTCGGCTTAACTGAGAGTGAGCCTGACGATTCAACTCCTTCAGACACAGAGGGTGATATTTCTAGTATTGATACAAACGGTAATGGACAAGTGACGATTAAAGAAGCAGAGGCAGCAGGTTATAGTATGCCGATCATGAGTGATCATTGGTTATATCCTTATATGCGTGATAATGATAACGACGGTATGGTTGGTGAATAA